A genomic region of Desulfovibrio sp. contains the following coding sequences:
- a CDS encoding HD domain-containing phosphohydrolase: MAPQELTLPGVAQRNRKAALTMSALFVLALCLIFIFARWYLHDSRAHLLREMGQDMNSQASGKVALLTVWSGTLAGQVNVFVTQDMLRLFAAEVASAGVSATDMLQMARQGQAGVEADMMPPAGFANNGDTLKKFAPRLPLMVNYLSEFMEKNSFSGASLVNTDMQMYLAPEGVLPPDEEQRPFLQQALNSKQPVLMPVRRENGRLVMDMAFPIFAPLYVDSTGDRVVSLLLATYSVLPVTAAATGEGGNGSQYNTFILQSFGEKLQRIAPTEVSGVSDLPGWSLHDEKLPLGTRIDPGLPEGEREIYGLALPVPNLPWLVEQTLPVSRIDERFSGIKQNVVVASLIMAALAGGLLAALWWSLVSRNERAVAEQMHKLYLVVNQQKQIMDGVNSALSAGIVLNDLNGVIHYANQSFARLCGREKATELRGLKYSELDMELARSLVTHTLAVHRAGEPFSFAEALLVDGKLRYYLTSCTPFRDENGRLSGMVSVYSDMTDIAVAQQRSQQMVAQTVNAFVKAIEAVDTYLRGQSAFTAQLAVSLACGLGRNDAETLATLRTAANLSHVGMIQLPKDLLTKTGALSAQERASLQQHVEFAREALADIDFGLPVLEAITQMYERLDGSGYPLALDDGAICLNARILAVANTFCALMRPRSYREAHSTGDALNILSETPPKYDAAVVGSLRSFLETESGMVFLEHLLGDPQPNSA; encoded by the coding sequence ATGGCACCCCAAGAACTGACTCTCCCAGGCGTAGCCCAGCGCAACCGCAAGGCGGCGCTGACCATGTCGGCACTGTTTGTGCTGGCGCTCTGCCTGATTTTTATTTTTGCACGCTGGTACCTGCATGATTCGCGCGCCCACCTGCTGCGCGAAATGGGGCAGGACATGAACTCCCAGGCCTCGGGCAAGGTGGCCCTGCTCACCGTGTGGTCCGGCACCCTTGCCGGTCAGGTAAATGTTTTTGTCACGCAGGATATGCTGCGGCTGTTCGCCGCAGAGGTCGCCAGCGCGGGCGTGTCCGCCACGGATATGCTGCAGATGGCCCGACAAGGTCAGGCCGGAGTCGAAGCAGATATGATGCCCCCGGCGGGCTTTGCCAACAACGGGGATACGCTGAAAAAATTTGCGCCGCGTCTTCCGCTGATGGTCAACTATCTCAGTGAGTTCATGGAGAAAAACAGTTTTAGCGGCGCGAGCCTGGTCAATACAGACATGCAGATGTACCTCGCCCCTGAGGGTGTGCTGCCGCCTGATGAAGAGCAGCGGCCCTTTTTGCAACAGGCCCTGAACAGCAAACAGCCTGTTCTTATGCCTGTGCGGCGTGAAAATGGCAGGCTTGTCATGGATATGGCCTTCCCCATTTTTGCGCCCCTGTATGTGGATTCAACCGGCGACAGGGTGGTTTCCCTGCTGCTGGCCACCTACAGTGTCTTGCCTGTAACTGCCGCAGCCACGGGCGAAGGGGGCAATGGCAGCCAGTACAATACATTTATTCTCCAATCCTTTGGTGAAAAGCTGCAACGCATTGCGCCTACCGAAGTGTCGGGCGTTTCAGATTTGCCCGGCTGGTCGTTGCATGATGAAAAACTGCCGCTCGGCACACGCATTGATCCCGGCCTGCCGGAAGGCGAGCGCGAGATATACGGGCTTGCCCTGCCCGTGCCCAACCTGCCCTGGCTTGTGGAGCAAACCTTGCCCGTGAGCCGCATTGATGAAAGATTTTCTGGCATAAAGCAGAACGTCGTTGTGGCTTCACTGATCATGGCGGCGCTGGCTGGCGGCCTGTTGGCCGCCCTGTGGTGGAGCCTTGTAAGCCGTAACGAGCGCGCTGTGGCGGAGCAGATGCACAAGCTCTATCTGGTGGTCAACCAGCAAAAGCAGATCATGGACGGCGTAAATTCCGCCCTGTCGGCGGGCATTGTGCTCAACGACCTGAACGGCGTCATCCACTACGCAAACCAGAGTTTTGCCCGTTTGTGCGGCAGGGAAAAAGCCACAGAGCTGCGCGGGCTGAAGTATTCCGAGCTGGATATGGAGCTTGCGCGCAGCCTTGTAACCCACACGCTGGCCGTGCACAGGGCAGGCGAACCGTTCAGCTTTGCCGAAGCCCTGCTGGTGGATGGCAAGCTGCGCTATTATCTTACCTCCTGCACCCCGTTTCGGGATGAAAACGGGCGACTCTCGGGCATGGTCTCGGTGTACAGCGACATGACGGATATTGCTGTGGCGCAGCAGCGTTCGCAGCAGATGGTCGCCCAGACCGTCAATGCTTTCGTCAAGGCCATTGAAGCCGTGGATACCTATCTGCGCGGGCAGTCGGCCTTTACCGCGCAGCTGGCGGTTTCTCTGGCCTGCGGGCTTGGCCGCAACGATGCGGAAACCCTTGCCACCCTGCGCACGGCAGCCAACCTCTCGCATGTGGGCATGATCCAGCTTCCCAAGGATCTGCTCACCAAGACAGGCGCACTCTCGGCGCAGGAACGGGCATCGCTGCAACAGCATGTGGAATTTGCCCGCGAGGCCCTGGCAGACATTGATTTTGGCCTGCCTGTGCTGGAGGCCATCACCCAGATGTACGAACGCCTGGACGGCAGCGGCTACCCCCTGGCCCTCGACGATGGGGCCATCTGCCTGAATGCCCGTATCCTGGCGGTTGCCAATACCTTCTGTGCACTTATGAGGCCACGCTCCTACCGTGAGGCGCACAGTACGGGAGATGCCCTGAATATTCTGTCCGAAACTCCGCCCAAGTATGACGCTGCGGTTGTTGGTTCACTACGGTCATTTCTGGAAACAGAGTCGGGTATGGTTTTTTTGGAGCATTTGCTTGGCGATCCTCAGCCAAACAGCGCCTAA